One part of the Pseudomonadota bacterium genome encodes these proteins:
- a CDS encoding DUF418 domain-containing protein, producing MTQSIVVLGPVPVPPCAGIAAPLPEQRAIPATRIESYDIARAIAVLGMLVVNYFVIFLEFFEGDSFFMDLADLLCGRAAALFIMLAGVGLTLLGRKALDSGDKEALRLFRKQILMRCLVLYFVGHLLWLYWRADILHFYGLFLFVGALLITCSGRVLWLLKLLIITVAAAAYWWTGGDPDLSELFTIQGIVARNVVDLLFNGSYAAFPWLSFLLVGIWFGKNRMLSGNVSPGRIAFAAAGLFLVSEYLLRMGRMLDPEEADTLQSLLLSRTAFPLSPLYALSCGSSALLLLTVLMVGCRNETVCRILSPLKYIGRLSLTIYIGHVFLAYSVFDLLYDNLSGDDYLAAVIAFFLASCLFFAVFSAVWCKHFAYGPLEWVLRKAAKFQF from the coding sequence ATGATATCGCCAGGGCTATTGCCGTCCTCGGGATGCTGGTGGTCAACTATTTCGTAATCTTCCTGGAGTTCTTCGAGGGGGATTCTTTCTTTATGGATCTTGCGGATCTGCTCTGCGGCAGGGCGGCTGCGCTCTTTATCATGCTGGCCGGGGTCGGTCTGACCCTTCTCGGCAGAAAGGCCCTGGATTCTGGGGATAAGGAAGCACTCCGGTTATTCCGTAAACAGATCCTGATGCGTTGTCTGGTTCTCTATTTCGTCGGGCATCTGCTGTGGCTTTACTGGCGGGCCGATATTCTCCATTTTTACGGTCTGTTCCTGTTTGTCGGTGCGTTACTGATCACCTGTTCGGGAAGAGTGCTCTGGCTTCTCAAGCTGCTGATCATTACGGTCGCCGCTGCCGCATACTGGTGGACCGGCGGGGATCCTGACCTCAGCGAATTGTTCACGATTCAGGGGATTGTTGCCCGGAACGTGGTTGATCTTCTGTTCAACGGTTCTTATGCGGCCTTTCCCTGGTTATCGTTTCTCCTTGTCGGGATCTGGTTTGGTAAAAACCGCATGTTGAGCGGTAATGTTTCTCCCGGCCGTATCGCCTTTGCTGCAGCGGGCTTATTTTTGGTGAGTGAGTATCTTCTCCGCATGGGAAGAATGCTTGATCCTGAAGAGGCAGACACCCTGCAAAGCCTGCTCCTCAGCCGGACTGCTTTTCCGTTGTCCCCGCTCTATGCACTGTCGTGCGGTTCGTCGGCTCTCCTCCTGCTGACCGTGCTCATGGTTGGCTGCCGGAATGAAACGGTTTGCAGGATTCTCAGCCCATTAAAATATATTGGCCGGTTGAGCCTGACTATCTATATAGGCCATGTCTTTCTTGCCTATTCCGTATTCGATCTGTTGTATGACAATCTCTCAGGGGATGATTATCTGGCGGCGGTCATCGCCTTCTTTCTCGCTTCATGTCTGTTTTTTGCGGTTTTTTCCGCGGTCTGGTGCAAACATTTTGCCTATGGTCCTCTGGAATGGGTTCTTAGAAAAGCTGCGAAATTTCAATTCTGA
- a CDS encoding radical SAM protein, whose protein sequence is MMNSMHLDDHMADDLIAAGLHFIAFSLDAADEELTDSLRSGTNLVSRQG, encoded by the coding sequence GTGATGAACTCAATGCATCTCGATGATCATATGGCCGATGACCTGATCGCTGCCGGGCTTCATTTCATCGCCTTCAGCCTTGATGCCGCCGATGAGGAGTTGACTGATAGTCTGCGCTCCGGGACCAACCTAGTGTCGCGTCAAGGATGA
- a CDS encoding cytochrome-c peroxidase has translation MKTIISFLVTSFVICLMSAAAFADEVSVELGQQLFNNPGLGASQNAINCNTCHPNGEGLEHAGGKANLAAIINKCIVGPLKGEKLNEQTVAMQSLMMYIQSLSK, from the coding sequence ATGAAAACAATCATCTCGTTTCTCGTTACATCCTTTGTCATCTGCCTGATGTCGGCCGCTGCTTTTGCAGATGAGGTTTCCGTTGAGCTTGGGCAGCAACTTTTCAATAACCCCGGGCTGGGCGCTTCACAAAACGCCATCAATTGCAATACCTGCCATCCGAACGGAGAGGGTCTGGAACACGCAGGGGGAAAAGCCAATCTGGCTGCGATCATAAACAAATGTATAGTCGGACCCCTGAAGGGCGAAAAGCTCAATGAGCAGACTGTAGCAATGCAGTCGCTCATGATGTATATCCAGTCATTAAGTAAATAG
- a CDS encoding AMIN domain-containing protein, which translates to MKLPGVLSALLALSLHLVLLSFGALASAEAVVLSEIEIVRTDKETRVYLKADGTIKNYRKVELKKNVKAGRPDRMYLDIRNVRLAGPIPAQEAGTALARVRTAPRGKGFRVVFDSGLEGLFEYTVQEQPEGLLVTILEPAVVNADVEIIPEEQPDPVPETVAAPLVETIYPEPKVAGDLMLLIVTSDSPDYAREWLNAPSDQKKGLKLLKEVKPNQETSTSFLVTGLTPDSDGNFSYVISIVLLDPFGKPMVNQPRYANVAGRAPAQPAFVLTEPELALILDNSDPVGDYKMIGIVQDLISNKVGRSSTKITLAN; encoded by the coding sequence ATGAAATTACCCGGAGTATTATCAGCGCTGTTGGCCTTGTCTCTACACCTCGTTTTATTATCCTTCGGGGCGCTTGCCAGCGCTGAAGCGGTTGTCCTGTCCGAGATCGAAATTGTACGTACCGATAAGGAAACGAGAGTTTACCTGAAAGCAGACGGAACTATAAAGAATTACCGGAAAGTTGAACTTAAAAAAAATGTGAAGGCAGGTCGCCCTGATCGTATGTATTTAGACATCAGGAATGTGCGACTGGCGGGTCCGATCCCTGCCCAAGAGGCAGGAACCGCTCTTGCCCGGGTCAGAACGGCACCGAGGGGGAAAGGGTTCAGAGTGGTTTTTGATTCCGGTCTTGAAGGATTGTTTGAGTACACGGTACAAGAACAGCCGGAGGGATTGCTTGTCACCATCCTGGAGCCGGCTGTCGTCAATGCGGATGTCGAAATCATCCCGGAAGAACAACCTGATCCGGTGCCGGAAACAGTTGCTGCCCCTCTTGTGGAAACCATATACCCGGAACCAAAAGTTGCCGGCGACCTGATGCTGTTGATCGTGACCTCGGATTCGCCTGACTATGCCCGAGAATGGCTGAACGCACCATCCGACCAGAAAAAAGGCCTGAAACTTCTGAAGGAGGTAAAGCCAAACCAGGAGACCAGCACCTCATTTCTGGTCACCGGGCTTACCCCGGACAGTGACGGAAATTTTTCCTATGTGATCTCAATAGTTCTGCTGGACCCATTCGGCAAACCGATGGTGAATCAACCCCGGTACGCAAATGTTGCGGGTCGAGCCCCGGCGCAACCGGCTTTTGTGCTGACAGAGCCGGAGCTTGCTCTGATTCTGGACAACTCGGACCCGGTCGGTGATTATAAGATGATCGGCATTGTCCAGGACCTGATCAGTAACAAGGTAGGTCGAAGCAGCACGAAGATAACCCTGGCAAATTAA